A region of the Dehalococcoidales bacterium genome:
CCTTTACCAGTTGGCACGGTTTATCGAGGAGGAGACCAGTAAACAGGGCCTGGTGCCATCCTGGACGAACTTTGGCCGGCAGGGGATGCTGGCACACCTCCTTTCTCTACAGGAGCGGCAGTATGCCGAAACCACTCGCGCCCGGAAGGTTGCCGCGGCAAGGTCTTTCTTCAAGTTCCTGGTAGCCGAGGGCACCATAAAAGAAGACCCGACACGGAACATGGAGTCCTTCAACGTGGGGAGGTCTTTGCCCAGGCCAATCTCGGTTAGCCAGGTGCGCGCCCTGCTGGAACAACCGGCCAGGCAGTCTAAGCCGGAAGCAAGAAGGGACTCGGCAATGCTGCAACTGCTTTATGCAAGTGGCATGAGAGTTAGTGAACTGGTTTCTCTGAATCTGGAAGATGTCAATACCGGCAGTGGCGACGTCCGTTGCTTTGGTAAAGGACACAAAGAGCGCATCATCCCGATACATGAGAGGGCGGCTTCGGCAGTAGAGGAATATGTTCGTGAAGCCCGTCCTCACATGCTAAGACGTGATGATGAACGTGCCCTGTTCCTGAACCACCGCGGCGAGCGACTTACCAGGCAGGGTTTCTGGCAAATACTGAAGCAATACGCCAAGGCAGCCGGTCTGGAAGGTGAGGTTACACCGCACACGTTGAGACACAGTTTCGCCACTCACATGCTTAGCGGCGGCGCGGACCTCAGGGCCGTCCAGGAGTTGCTGGGGCATGCCAATATCTCCACCACCCAGGTATACACCCATCTTACTACGGAACATGTCCGGCGGTCCTACGAGAAATCCCACCCCAGGGCCAAGTAGCCTACAGGAGGAAGCCATCAGATGCCCGGCAAGTCGAGAAGCAAGCGAGGCAGACAACCCCAGAGCAAAAAGGCTAAGAGTCGACAGCGACACGTAGCTACCCAGGTATCGGCAGCCGTTGCATCCCCTGGGCAGGTTTCTCAGCAGTATGTAACCTCTCCGGTGGTAGGAACACCACGGCCCACGGCATCACCTTCACCGATACAGCATTCCTACATTACTGCCGAGCTCCGGACCATTGGCATCCTGGCTGCCATAATGCTTGGCACACTCTTCGTACTTTATGCGGTTCTTACCTAGCTCTATCCCGGTGAGACCCACTATGGACTTTGAAAAGGCGAGGGCACGGTTGGTCGAGCACCTCGCCAGGGAAATCAAAGACAAGCGTGTACTGGCAGCAATGGCACACGTGCCCAGGGAGCGCTTTGTCCCACCTGAGAGTACACTCCTGGCCTACGAAGACCGTCCACTACCGATAGCCCTGGACCAGACAATATCGCAGCCCTATATCGTGGCCCTGATGACACAAGGGCTGGAGCTTACCGGCAGCGAAAAAGTGCTCGAAGTCGGTACGGGCAGCGGTTACCAGTCGGCGATTCTCGCCGAGCTCTGCCGGTTGGTGGTGACAACCGAACGTCTGCCGGCCCTGTTCGAAACCGCTGGAAAGGCACTGGCTAAACTGGGGTACAAAAATATTGAACTGCACCTTACCGAGGAGACCCTCGGCTGGAAGGATGGAGCGCCGTACGACGCGATAATGACCACTGCGGCTGCCCCCTCTGTCCCTGGCGAGTTGCTGGAGCAACTAGCAGTCGGCGGGCGGATGGTAATACCGGTGGGCTCCCGCTACATCCAGGAGCTATGCAAGATTACCAGGCGCAAAAACCGGAATGTGGTCGAGAATCTCGGGGCCTGCCGATTCGTATCCCTTATCGGCAAAGGTGCCTGGCCGGAGGAGCCGGAATCCTAGCACAGGACGTTCTGTGCTAACGCACTTATTATGCTTTGGAAGAACTTGAAGGAGGAATAATGATGGAAGTACTGGATGCTATCAAGACAAGGAGGAGTATTCGCCGGTACAAGGACACTCCGGTGGACGATAATACTCTGGAGACTATTCTCGAAGCAGCCCGCTGGGCGCCATCCTGGGCCAACACCCAGTGCTCGCGCTTCGTTGTCGTGCGGGATAACGATATCAAGGCCAGACTTGCCGACACACTGAGCGCAAACAACCCGGCTACGGAGGCTGTCCGGAGCGCGCCTCTGGTAGTCGTCGCTTGCGCCGAACTGGCGAAGTCAGGCTGCTACCGGGGCGAGGCCACCACTGACAAGGGCGACTGGTTCATGTTCGATGTTGGGCTGGCGATGCAGAACCTGGTACTTGCTGCCCACGCTCTCGGGCTGGGGACAGTGCATATCGGTGCATTCGATGCCGGCAAGGCAGCCGGGGCAATTAGTGTCCCGGACGGCTACTGCGTGGTTGAGATGACGCCTCTCGGTTATCCGGACCATGAAGCCAAAACTCCACCCAGAAAGGAACTCTCCGAAATCGTTTTCTACGATAAATTCGGGGGCTAGGCAGACAGTCATAGTCTGCCGTTGAGCTTACCAGGTGTACACAACACTCGTTGGTAGTGCCGGGCCAACCTGATGTGGCCAGTCTCAAGGGCTCACTCAGGCAGCAGCGTAACAGGCTTGAGCATCAGTCGGACCGTGTCATCGCTGAAGGCAGCGGAATCTGCTCCGGTGGGTACCCGGTGGTTGCAGGTAAGGCTGCAATTCATTGAAGGAGTATGTCCATGAGAATCTGGAAACCTATCGAAATAAAGGGAATGCGGGTCAAGAACCGGATTGGCCTAGCACCCATGGTCAATATGCCCGGAGGAGAAGGCGGTTACATAAGTGACCTGACAATCCGGTGGTTTGAGGAGAGGGCCAGGGGTGGAGCCGGACTTATAATGACCGGTGCTGTCGTTGTCACACCGCCTACTGATGAAATGCTGCAGCAGCGGGCTGCTGCCGGTATGACCAAATGGGTTGGTGTCACCGATGACAAGTACATACCGGGCTGGACCAGGCTGGCTGACGTGATTCATTCCTATGGTGCCAGCCTCGGGGTCCAGACTGTGGCACTCGGACCGCAGTCAGGTCAGGCCGCCTCACCACCACCCTATCCGGATGAAACGCACCCCAAGGTAAGCGCTCAGTCGTTGCGCGGAGCCGAAGTGCCTGTCCACGTAGTCACCAAAGAGGGAATCGAGAAACACATCAACGATACCGTGGCAGTTGCCCGGCGCATGAAGGCCGCCGGAGTGGACTGCTTTGAGTTACACCT
Encoded here:
- the xerD gene encoding site-specific tyrosine recombinase XerD — protein: MREEIDRFLTYLTTERGFSDNTVAAYRNDLYQLARFIEEETSKQGLVPSWTNFGRQGMLAHLLSLQERQYAETTRARKVAAARSFFKFLVAEGTIKEDPTRNMESFNVGRSLPRPISVSQVRALLEQPARQSKPEARRDSAMLQLLYASGMRVSELVSLNLEDVNTGSGDVRCFGKGHKERIIPIHERAASAVEEYVREARPHMLRRDDERALFLNHRGERLTRQGFWQILKQYAKAAGLEGEVTPHTLRHSFATHMLSGGADLRAVQELLGHANISTTQVYTHLTTEHVRRSYEKSHPRAK
- a CDS encoding protein-L-isoaspartate(D-aspartate) O-methyltransferase; this translates as MDFEKARARLVEHLAREIKDKRVLAAMAHVPRERFVPPESTLLAYEDRPLPIALDQTISQPYIVALMTQGLELTGSEKVLEVGTGSGYQSAILAELCRLVVTTERLPALFETAGKALAKLGYKNIELHLTEETLGWKDGAPYDAIMTTAAAPSVPGELLEQLAVGGRMVIPVGSRYIQELCKITRRKNRNVVENLGACRFVSLIGKGAWPEEPES
- a CDS encoding nitroreductase family protein, with protein sequence MMEVLDAIKTRRSIRRYKDTPVDDNTLETILEAARWAPSWANTQCSRFVVVRDNDIKARLADTLSANNPATEAVRSAPLVVVACAELAKSGCYRGEATTDKGDWFMFDVGLAMQNLVLAAHALGLGTVHIGAFDAGKAAGAISVPDGYCVVEMTPLGYPDHEAKTPPRKELSEIVFYDKFGG